The sequence TTTGAGTCAGGATTATAATAAGCTGCTTTATTTGGGGATTTgtgcatatgaaaaaaaatggtatgaataattaagtactaaaaatatcgaaaatgtacaataaacaaaCACTTACAGAAGGCATTTgctgtaatatacagtatatgttttaatCTGAGAAATGGAtctaaacattattatatttacaatttgcTAATGCTTTTCAACGTAACTCTAGCATGAGAAAATTTAGTCAGTGCATACTCAGGGATTGCTGGTATCCATGATATTGAAGGTAACCCAGCTGCCAAGCCAAAGATGGGTTAGCAGAGTCTGCATAAGTGTCCATATGATTCTGATGGCAGGTGACCCTTGTCCCATGTTGATATCCAGATCCTCCACTGTAGTAATCACTGCTTTGCTCCTCCCAGTGGTGACTGTAGCATCCATGGCTTACGTGTACCTGGCTGTTTGTTGCACAGTGGCTGTAGTGAGAAGATGGTACAGAGTTTGATATGTCCTGGTACAAAATCCCAGGTATCTCTGGAGAAACTGTGAGAGGCTCTGGCTGATGGGGAATGTAGTTCTCCATCGGTTCCTGGAAAGTTCCTGTCTTCCTGGGCAGAGAAACATTCTCTTCTGGCTGCCGGTAACACTCCGTTTGGGTACACCGAGGTGTGTGTGGTTCAGTGTCTGAATGTGTCCGCAGATATAAAGACAGTGTTGAAATGCGGTGGATGGCACGGCGGAGAGTGGCGATCTTGGATAGACGCTTTCCGCTAAGGTCATGTTTGAGGACAGTGCGCAAGGCATTGAAGGCCTGGTTGTAGTCCAGGATGCGCTTCCTCTCTCGAATATTGGCAGCGGCTCTCCGTGCTTTGGACCGCTTAGGTCGAGTACGCCTCTTAGCTGCTTTGAAGCCCTCTGTGTCACTGAGGCTGGATGACACCGAGCGCTCTGAACGATTCTTCGAAGGGCTTTCGCTGCTACAGTCGTCTATCATTGTCACAGTAATATTCTTGAACTAATGGTATGTAATTTCAGATTCTGTACTGGTGCTGCCCAGACTCATTGTTGTCGACTTTTATCCTCTGCGAAATGTAAATCTTAGCTTTGGTATGAGAGATAAGAGTTCTTGGGTCCAGTGTGAACTATAAACAGTTAGCTTTGCCAAACAGCCACATGTTGAAATCTTCTCCTCACACCTTCTAGATCAGATCTGTAAG is a genomic window of Cyprinus carpio isolate SPL01 chromosome B15, ASM1834038v1, whole genome shotgun sequence containing:
- the LOC109096116 gene encoding LOW QUALITY PROTEIN: class A basic helix-loop-helix protein 9-like (The sequence of the model RefSeq protein was modified relative to this genomic sequence to represent the inferred CDS: substituted 1 base at 1 genomic stop codon), which produces MSLGSTSTESEITYHXFKNITVTMIDDCSSESPSKNRSERSVSSSLSDTEGFKAAKRRTRPKRSKARRAAANIRERKRILDYNQAFNALRTVLKHDLSGKRLSKIATLRRAIHRISTLSLYLRTHSDTEPHTPRCTQTECYRQPEENVSLPRKTGTFQEPMENYIPHQPEPLTVSPEIPGILYQDISNSVPSSHYSHCATNSQVHVSHGCYSHHWEEQSSDYYSGGSGYQHGTRVTCHQNHMDTYADSANPSLAWQLGYLQYHGYQQSLSMH